Proteins encoded in a region of the Devosia sp. RR2S18 genome:
- a CDS encoding cation:proton antiporter: protein MLDWEADPYIVVMTGSGLLIALVAWLPLALRRLWISLPIVCLVIGGVVFNLPRIGTNVSPVDFPVITERVTELVVIIALMGAGLKIDRIFKFSDWQVTWRLLGITMPLGILAITVLGMNLLNLSVFGALLLAACLAPTDPVLASDVQVGPPHEGGEDTVRFALTSEAGLNDGLAFPFVHLAIVLSAVLATGEPWLVHWTGYYLIWKILAGIFCGWVVGQVFGWLTFKMPGDSLARTGDGLIAIAATFVSYGVSELLQGYGFLGVFITALALRQVHHDHDFHRDMHDITEQVERLVMMVLLLMFGGALAAGLLRDVGWVEVTAAVVILLVIRPLTGLVAMIGIKATLSEKLVISFFGIRGVGSFYYLAYGLNHGEFLEANRLWTIVALVVVLSILIHGLAVTPIMHWVDRLQGRDPDAEGAVPPPGLQGPAAPNNHEEQ from the coding sequence ATGTTAGATTGGGAAGCCGACCCCTATATCGTGGTTATGACCGGCAGTGGCTTGCTCATCGCCTTAGTGGCGTGGTTGCCACTCGCCTTGCGGCGCCTGTGGATATCTCTTCCGATTGTCTGCCTGGTGATCGGCGGGGTGGTCTTCAATCTCCCCCGCATTGGCACCAATGTTTCGCCCGTCGACTTCCCGGTCATCACCGAGCGAGTGACGGAGCTAGTGGTGATCATTGCGCTCATGGGCGCTGGCCTCAAGATCGACCGCATCTTCAAGTTTTCCGATTGGCAGGTCACCTGGCGCCTGCTTGGCATCACCATGCCCCTGGGCATTCTTGCCATCACAGTCTTGGGCATGAACCTCCTTAACCTCAGCGTTTTCGGGGCGCTTCTGCTCGCGGCGTGCCTTGCCCCAACCGACCCGGTCCTCGCCTCGGACGTGCAGGTTGGGCCTCCTCACGAGGGTGGAGAGGATACGGTTCGTTTCGCCTTGACCTCAGAAGCTGGCCTCAATGATGGACTGGCATTTCCCTTCGTGCACCTGGCAATCGTCCTTAGCGCCGTGCTCGCTACCGGTGAGCCATGGCTCGTCCATTGGACGGGCTACTACCTGATCTGGAAGATACTGGCCGGCATCTTTTGCGGCTGGGTGGTAGGCCAGGTCTTCGGCTGGCTGACCTTCAAGATGCCGGGGGATTCGCTCGCCAGAACGGGAGACGGCTTGATTGCCATCGCTGCTACCTTCGTCTCCTACGGGGTTTCCGAACTGCTGCAGGGTTACGGGTTCCTGGGTGTTTTCATCACCGCTTTGGCATTGCGCCAGGTCCATCACGACCACGATTTCCACCGGGACATGCACGACATCACCGAGCAGGTGGAGCGCCTCGTGATGATGGTCTTGCTGCTGATGTTTGGGGGAGCGCTTGCCGCCGGGTTGCTGCGAGATGTGGGCTGGGTGGAGGTGACCGCTGCTGTGGTAATCTTACTGGTTATCCGGCCGCTGACCGGACTGGTGGCCATGATCGGGATCAAGGCCACGCTCAGCGAAAAGCTCGTGATCTCGTTTTTCGGGATTCGGGGTGTCGGCTCGTTCTACTACCTCGCGTATGGGCTCAACCACGGTGAGTTTCTGGAAGCGAACCGGCTCTGGACTATTGTGGCTCTTGTGGTGGTGCTCTCGATTCTCATTCACGGGCTTGCCGTCACACCGATCATGCATTGGGTGGATCGGCTGCAGGGCAGGGACCCCGACGCCGAAGGAGCAGTGCCCCCTCCTGGGCTTCAGGGTCCTGCTGCCCCGAACAACCATGAGGAGCAATGA
- a CDS encoding S1C family serine protease: MSDPKTSIVSLRAHVPDTAFTAATLGTIREGSGAVINDDGLILTIGYLITEAEEVWLTTHDERVVPAHVVGYDQETGFGLVQALGELDLPALRLGSSNAARRGDVGTIINGRGDEVLTEIVAKQEFAGYWEYMLDEAIFTAPFHPSWGGAALLDENNALIGIGSLRLQMLQVGDTVDINMIVPIDLLKPILDDLITTGRAQRQARPWLGVFSAENSNGVVVMNVADGSPAEQAGLQGGDIISELDGDEVEGLSDFYRKLWARSPAGSEFSLRLIRGGRENWVRVKTADREDFLQKPQLQ, from the coding sequence ATGTCCGATCCGAAGACATCCATCGTTTCCCTACGCGCGCACGTCCCCGACACGGCGTTCACCGCCGCAACGCTCGGCACCATCCGCGAAGGCAGTGGTGCGGTGATCAACGATGATGGGCTGATCCTTACCATCGGCTACCTCATCACCGAAGCCGAAGAAGTCTGGCTGACCACTCATGATGAGCGGGTAGTCCCTGCGCATGTGGTCGGATACGACCAGGAGACCGGTTTTGGGCTGGTACAGGCCCTCGGTGAACTCGACTTGCCTGCCCTGCGCCTCGGCAGCTCGAATGCCGCCCGGCGGGGCGATGTCGGCACTATCATCAACGGTCGTGGCGACGAGGTGCTGACCGAGATCGTGGCCAAGCAGGAGTTCGCCGGCTATTGGGAATACATGCTCGATGAGGCGATCTTCACCGCTCCCTTCCATCCATCCTGGGGCGGTGCGGCCCTGCTCGACGAGAACAATGCGCTGATCGGGATCGGCTCCCTGCGACTGCAAATGCTGCAGGTCGGCGACACCGTCGACATCAACATGATCGTGCCGATCGATTTGCTGAAGCCGATCCTGGACGATCTGATCACGACCGGACGGGCGCAGCGTCAGGCACGCCCCTGGCTCGGGGTCTTTTCAGCCGAGAACAGCAATGGGGTCGTCGTCATGAACGTCGCCGACGGCAGCCCCGCCGAACAGGCAGGCCTGCAGGGCGGTGACATCATCAGCGAACTGGATGGCGACGAGGTCGAGGGGCTAAGCGACTTCTATCGCAAGCTTTGGGCCCGCTCCCCCGCCGGTTCGGAATTCTCGCTCCGGCTCATCCGGGGCGGCCGCGAGAATTGGGTGCGCGTCAAGACCGCCGACCGCGAGGACTTCCTGCAAAAGCCGCAACTGCAATAG
- a CDS encoding DUF983 domain-containing protein, protein MSEQVDRPLGHAMLNGAKCRCPRCGEGKLFRRYLKVAERCDNCGLDYSHHRADDLPAYVAITIVGHILVVGLMHFQMGETEIAPWVYLAWLVPLAIVLPLVMLPSIKGAIVGMQWAQRMHGF, encoded by the coding sequence ATGAGCGAACAGGTCGACCGGCCGCTCGGCCACGCAATGCTGAACGGCGCCAAATGCCGCTGTCCCCGTTGCGGAGAGGGCAAGCTCTTCCGCCGCTATCTCAAGGTGGCGGAGCGCTGCGACAATTGTGGGCTCGACTACTCCCATCACCGCGCTGACGACCTGCCCGCCTACGTGGCGATCACCATTGTGGGCCACATCCTCGTGGTTGGCCTCATGCATTTCCAGATGGGCGAAACCGAGATTGCCCCTTGGGTCTACCTCGCCTGGCTGGTGCCGCTCGCCATCGTCCTGCCGCTCGTGATGTTGCCTTCGATCAAGGGCGCGATCGTGGGCATGCAATGGGCGCAGCGCATGCACGGCTTTTAG
- a CDS encoding DinB family protein, which produces MITSAYVQTMAAYNAELNRRVFGAALRLSDETRRADGGVFWKSIHGTLNHVFWADRTWLSRFGHGEPLALKLSQSDTVFDDFDELWRERQQLDVNIEHWAANLPPSALDGDLRWYSAAVGKEMSKSRALCVMQLFNHQTHHRGQVHALITRAGEQTGDTDLPFVIST; this is translated from the coding sequence ATGATCACTTCCGCCTACGTCCAGACCATGGCCGCCTACAACGCCGAACTGAACCGCCGCGTCTTTGGGGCCGCGCTGCGCTTGTCCGACGAAACCCGGCGCGCCGATGGCGGGGTGTTCTGGAAATCCATCCACGGAACCCTCAACCATGTGTTTTGGGCCGATCGCACCTGGCTCTCCCGGTTCGGCCATGGCGAACCCCTGGCGCTGAAACTGAGCCAGAGCGACACTGTGTTCGATGACTTCGACGAGCTTTGGCGTGAGCGCCAGCAGCTCGACGTCAACATCGAGCACTGGGCAGCAAACCTGCCGCCAAGCGCGCTGGACGGCGACCTGCGTTGGTATAGCGCCGCGGTGGGCAAGGAGATGTCCAAGTCCAGGGCGCTCTGCGTCATGCAGCTCTTCAACCACCAGACCCATCATCGCGGCCAGGTGCACGCCCTGATCACCCGCGCCGGCGAGCAGACGGGCGACACCGATCTGCCCTTCGTCATCTCAACCTGA